In Cloacibacterium caeni, a single window of DNA contains:
- a CDS encoding Eco57I restriction-modification methylase domain-containing protein: MNLDYFNTKTLFEAGTKFFEDLNIPINTFEDSAFKPEDVLHEKYNPKNLSHQLIEKIYVLGIVDDSAFKGKTNFDSYTEVQKLGGDYSGLVILAVELKTHNPLRSQLSEITRVLNRSFIATPVTVIYKYGNCIALANSERIPYAVRFKEGEKVGKVILLRDINLLNVHSGHLRILKNLEIERSGKNSVIDFKSLYKYWQDVLSVSILNKVFYKELSNWYFWAINEVRFPNEPNQLELGVDNKKFDEVLKEHRGKNVIRLLTRLLFIWFIKEKGLIPEEIFDEKEIAKHFIDGFTPEKPKGMFANGKYSSKYYRAILQNLFFATLNQPRGERQFRTDGKHMNATQLMRYKSYLKEPDYFIELMEGKVPFMNGGLFECLDKPHPTLKSSHGGDKIIYVDGFSDREDNDLIVPDFLFFDTDEELDLSKEYGNAKSKKEKTRGLFNILKSYKFTITENTPIDEEVALDPELLGKVFENLLASYNPETKTTARKQTGSFYTPREIVNYMVEESLIAYLKNELLNEEPGVVELGKDQIALFGNETKKGQLTLETKIDESPFKGNEVELEKKLHQLVSFSNVNPFDNMPEVQKKIIKALDTCKILDPACGSGAYPMGILQKMVHILHKIDPNNTEWKQRQIDRVNEAIDRLEYVEDAETKNKAIKELKAQIADIEAAFNNNELDYGRKLFLIENCIYGVDIQPIATQISKLRFFISLVVDQKVDPNKENFGVRPLPNLETKFVAANTLIGLPKQIMGSLFDKREVKKLEDELKKVRHKLFSVKTPSIKRELRAKDKELREEMQLALAEQLGNETAQLLAQWDPYDQNTSSPFFDKEWMFDISDGFDIVIGNPPYGVSIKDKYRKDVLKHLGKVPDFEIYYYFIEISKKLLKENGVKSFIIPNTFLFNVFASDYRIKLLNNWDIKIIDCTSFKIFEGATVFNAITIFINSKNNDYIEYKITKNVNNFEELVNNQNERVTKENIIKNNQNWCLIFKLEKTVLSLVLKIKENCKKLAELCPEISQGLIAYDKYKGQDEYTIKNRIFHYNSFADSKLKKWLWGSDVNRYIIKWNEQEWLDYCPQIANPRDPKYFKGERLLIREITNPSVYCGYTEEELYHDPANIVILKSDKFNIKVLMAILNSKLTTFYHFNSSPKATKGSFPKILVEDIKNFPLPSIDKIVDTDMSIKVDQILEGKKIGVDTSELEHQIDVMVYHLYNLSYEEACVIDESLTKEDFNKYSI, encoded by the coding sequence ATGAACTTAGATTATTTTAATACTAAAACTCTTTTTGAAGCAGGAACAAAATTTTTTGAAGACTTAAATATTCCAATCAACACATTTGAAGATTCAGCATTTAAACCTGAAGATGTACTCCATGAAAAGTACAACCCAAAGAATCTGTCACATCAACTTATTGAAAAAATTTACGTTTTGGGTATTGTTGATGATTCAGCATTTAAAGGTAAAACCAATTTTGATTCATATACTGAAGTACAAAAACTAGGTGGTGATTATTCAGGTCTTGTGATATTAGCAGTTGAATTGAAAACTCATAATCCTTTAAGATCTCAGCTGTCAGAGATTACAAGGGTTTTAAACCGTTCTTTTATAGCAACGCCTGTTACAGTTATTTATAAATATGGGAATTGTATAGCTCTTGCCAATAGTGAAAGAATACCTTATGCAGTTAGATTTAAAGAAGGTGAAAAAGTAGGTAAAGTAATTCTCTTGAGAGACATTAATCTTTTAAATGTTCATTCTGGTCATTTACGAATTTTAAAAAACCTTGAAATAGAAAGAAGTGGTAAAAATTCTGTAATTGATTTCAAATCACTTTATAAATATTGGCAAGATGTTTTAAGTGTCTCTATCTTAAATAAAGTTTTTTATAAAGAATTATCAAATTGGTATTTCTGGGCAATTAACGAAGTTAGATTTCCTAATGAGCCTAACCAATTAGAACTTGGGGTAGATAATAAGAAGTTTGATGAAGTTTTGAAAGAACACAGAGGGAAAAATGTAATTCGGCTATTGACACGTTTGTTATTTATTTGGTTTATCAAAGAAAAAGGATTAATTCCAGAAGAAATATTTGATGAAAAAGAAATAGCAAAACACTTTATTGATGGATTTACTCCAGAAAAACCAAAAGGAATGTTCGCTAATGGTAAATACAGCAGTAAATACTACAGAGCGATTTTGCAGAATCTTTTTTTTGCAACCTTGAACCAGCCTCGTGGTGAACGCCAATTCAGAACAGATGGTAAGCATATGAATGCCACGCAATTAATGCGATACAAATCTTATTTAAAGGAACCCGATTATTTCATAGAATTAATGGAAGGTAAAGTTCCTTTTATGAATGGAGGCCTTTTTGAATGTTTAGATAAACCACACCCTACATTAAAAAGTTCACACGGTGGAGATAAAATAATATATGTAGACGGTTTTTCAGATAGAGAAGATAATGATTTGATAGTTCCAGATTTCTTATTCTTTGATACCGACGAAGAGTTAGATTTAAGTAAGGAATATGGGAATGCTAAATCTAAAAAAGAAAAAACACGTGGATTATTTAATATTTTAAAATCATATAAATTTACGATAACAGAAAATACTCCAATTGATGAAGAGGTTGCACTAGACCCAGAATTACTTGGGAAAGTTTTTGAAAACCTATTGGCTTCTTACAATCCTGAAACTAAAACTACAGCTCGAAAGCAAACAGGTTCTTTCTATACACCACGTGAAATTGTAAATTATATGGTGGAAGAAAGTTTAATTGCTTATTTAAAAAATGAATTATTAAATGAGGAGCCAGGCGTTGTTGAATTGGGGAAAGATCAAATAGCGTTATTTGGTAATGAGACTAAAAAAGGACAATTAACTTTAGAAACTAAAATAGATGAAAGTCCATTTAAAGGAAATGAAGTAGAATTAGAAAAAAAGTTACATCAATTAGTTTCTTTTTCTAATGTAAATCCTTTTGACAATATGCCAGAGGTACAAAAGAAAATTATTAAGGCTTTGGACACCTGTAAAATCCTTGATCCAGCTTGTGGCTCAGGAGCGTATCCAATGGGTATTTTACAAAAAATGGTGCACATTTTACATAAAATAGATCCAAATAATACCGAATGGAAGCAACGTCAAATAGACCGCGTAAATGAAGCAATTGATCGCCTAGAGTATGTAGAAGATGCTGAGACTAAAAACAAGGCAATAAAAGAACTAAAAGCACAAATTGCAGATATTGAAGCTGCTTTTAATAACAATGAACTCGATTATGGGCGTAAACTTTTTTTAATAGAAAATTGTATTTATGGCGTAGATATACAACCTATCGCTACACAAATTTCTAAATTACGTTTCTTTATTTCTTTAGTAGTAGATCAAAAGGTTGACCCAAATAAAGAAAATTTTGGAGTAAGGCCATTGCCTAACTTAGAAACTAAGTTTGTAGCAGCAAATACATTAATTGGTTTGCCAAAGCAAATAATGGGTAGTTTATTTGACAAAAGAGAAGTTAAAAAGTTGGAAGATGAACTCAAAAAAGTACGCCATAAATTATTTAGCGTTAAAACCCCAAGCATTAAAAGAGAATTAAGGGCAAAAGATAAAGAGCTAAGAGAGGAAATGCAATTGGCTTTAGCTGAACAATTAGGAAATGAAACAGCACAACTTTTAGCACAATGGGATCCTTATGATCAAAATACTTCCTCTCCTTTCTTTGATAAAGAATGGATGTTTGATATTTCAGATGGTTTTGATATTGTCATCGGTAATCCTCCATATGGGGTTTCAATCAAGGATAAGTATAGAAAAGATGTTCTTAAACATTTAGGAAAAGTTCCTGATTTTGAGATTTATTATTACTTTATAGAAATATCAAAAAAATTATTAAAAGAAAATGGTGTTAAATCTTTTATAATTCCTAATACTTTTCTTTTCAATGTTTTTGCAAGTGATTATAGAATTAAATTGCTTAATAATTGGGATATAAAAATTATAGATTGTACATCCTTTAAAATTTTTGAAGGGGCTACAGTCTTTAATGCTATAACAATATTTATTAACTCAAAAAATAATGATTATATAGAGTATAAAATAACTAAAAACGTTAATAATTTTGAGGAATTAGTTAACAATCAAAATGAAAGAGTAACAAAAGAAAATATTATTAAAAATAATCAGAATTGGTGTTTAATATTTAAACTTGAAAAAACAGTATTATCCTTGGTCTTAAAAATTAAAGAAAATTGTAAAAAACTTGCAGAATTATGTCCAGAAATCAGTCAGGGTTTAATTGCTTATGATAAATATAAAGGGCAAGATGAATATACGATCAAAAATAGAATTTTTCATTATAATTCGTTTGCGGATAGCAAATTAAAAAAATGGTTATGGGGCAGTGATGTTAATAGGTATATTATAAAATGGAACGAACAGGAATGGTTAGATTATTGTCCACAAATTGCAAATCCAAGAGATCCAAAATACTTTAAAGGAGAAAGATTATTGATTCGAGAAATAACAAATCCTTCTGTTTACTGCGGTTATACAGAAGAAGAGCTTTATCATGATCCAGCTAATATTGTAATATTAAAAAGT